From Anopheles coluzzii chromosome 3, AcolN3, whole genome shotgun sequence, the proteins below share one genomic window:
- the LOC120960055 gene encoding unconventional myosin-VIIa-like isoform X3 encodes MDTKEELGEWVWIQPKQKHEFELPYAGRVLRTHEGRTLVANDDGEEFWVKDAEIIKPMHVTSQKTVHDMITLGDLQEYAILRNLIVRYRQKQIYTYTGSMLVAINPYEILPIYTYAEINLYRDRKLGELPPHIFAIGDSAYQEMRREQRDQCIVISGESGAGKTESTKLILQYLAATSGKHSWIEQQIIESNPILEAFGNAKTMRNDNSSRFGKYIDVHFTAEGVIGGARIEQYLLEKSRIVRQNRGERNYHIFYSMLAGLSKDERKALDLEDAPKAYAYLTSGQTLLCEGRNDAKEFADVRSAMKVLAFDDEEIRSILRLLAAILHMGNVKYKATVVQNIDAVEISDTVNVGRVAVLLGVSKAQLLSALTRRTILAHGERVVSQLSKDQALEARDAFVKAIYGKLFITIVDKINRAIYKPSGRGKLSIGVLDIFGFEQFEVNSFEQLCINYANENLQQFFVKHIFKMEQAEYAREGINWTTIDFIDNQEILDMIGMKSLNLMSLIDEETRFPKGTDMTMLSKLHSTHGTKSVYVKPKYDKDAAFGIQHFAGVVFYRVDGFLEKNRDSFSADLKELVTKSTNDYLVALFGTDDSLDTTKRSITLSLQFRNSLDSLMRTLSSCHPYFIRCIKPNDIKRPKIIDKALCVRQLRYSGMMETAKIRKAGYAVRHTYREFVQRYRHLVSGIGPAHKVDCVQAAKDICAKVLVPIPDDYQFGMTKVFLKESHDYLLESERSRVYLHYVVLIQRALRKVLFWRYLRRYRQAAITIQKHWRARGYRAEYLIMRNGYRRLQSVIKSRTQTYAFGRLREAIVQLQAQCRGYLTRRNLRDRITYRARRMNEIIALQRTEELQFRKSGNARWQEDAEHNYWLRVDELNKEMAEPPPPPPAPPIMVVVQPQPSINVEEDNKIVDDVFGFLEGTTSPEPVPKRKPSLAVSKMRQYFEEKSRNKKIIPTKLLSRPVNYYESSRL; translated from the exons ATGGATACTAAAGAGGAGCTT GGCGAATGGGTCTGGATCCAGCCCAAGCAGAAGCATGAGTTCGAGCTACCGTACGCGGGCCGCGTGCTTCGTACGCACGAGGGCCGCACGCTGGTGGCGAACGACGATGGGGAAGAGTTCTGGGTGAAGGACGCCGAG ATAATCAAACCGATGCACGTGACGTCACAGAAGACCGTGCACGACATGATAACGCTCGGCGACCTCCAGGAGTACGCCATACTGCGTAATCTCATCGTGCGCTACCGGCAGAAGCAGATTTAT ACGTACACGGGCAGCATGCTGGTTGCGATAAACCCGTACGAGATACTGCCGATCTACACCTACGCCGAGATCAATCTGTACCGCGACCGGAAGCTGGGTGAGTTGCCACCGCACATCTTCGCGATCGGTGACAGTGCGTACCAGGAGATGAGGCGCGAGCAGCGCGATCAGTGCATCGTGATCAGCGGTGAGTCGGGCGCTGGGAAGACGGAAAGCACCAAGCTGATCCTGCAGTATCTGGCCGCGACGAGCGGGAAGCATTCGTGGATCGAGCAGCAGATCATCGAGTCGAACCCGATCCTGGAAGCGTTTGGGAATGCGAAAACGATGCGCAACGATAATTCGTCCCGGTTTGGCAAGTACATCGATGTGCACTTTACGGCGGAGGGCGTGATTGGGGGGGCTCGGATTGAGCAGTATCTGTTGGAGAAGTCACGCATTGTGCGGCAGAATAGGGGCGAGCGGAACTATCACATCTTTTACTCGATGCTGGCGGGGCTGTCGAAGGATGAACGGAAGGCGCTCGATTTGGAGGATGCGCCGAAGGCGTACGCCTATCTTACCAGTGGGCAGACGTTGCTTTGTGAGGGCCGGAACGATGCGAAAGAGTTTGCCGATGTGCGGTCGGCGATGAAGGTGCTGGCGTTCGATGATGAGGAGATTCGGTCGATACTGCGCCTGCTGGCGGCCATCCTGCACATGGGCAACGTGAAGTATAAGGCGACGGTGGTGCAGAACATTGATGCGGTGGAGATTAGTGATACGGTGAATGTGGGCCGGGTGGCGGTGCTGCTCGGTGTGTCCAAGGCGCAGCTGCTGAGTGCGCTGACGCGCCGGACGATCCTGGCACATGGCGAGCGGGTAGTGTCGCAGCTTTCGAAGGATCAGGCACTGGAGGCGAGGGATGCGTTTGTGAAGGCGATCTACGGGAAGCTGTTCATCACGATCGTGGACAAGATCAACCGGGCGATCTACAAGCCGTCGGGCAGGGGTAAGCTGTCGATCGGTGTGCTGGACATCTTCGGGTTCGAGCAGTTCGAGGTGAACAGCTTCGAGCAGCTGTGCATCAACTATGCGAACGAGAACTTGCAGCAGTTCTTCGTGAAGCACATCTTCAAG ATGGAGCAAGCGGAGTACGCACGGGAAGGCATCAACTGGACCACGATCGACTTTATCGACAATCAGGAAATTCTGGACATGATCGGCATGAAGTCGCTCAACCTTATGTCGCTGATCGACGAAGAGACGCGCTTCCCGAAGGGCACCGATATGACCATGCTCTCGAAGCTACACTCAACGCACGGCACGAAATCGGTCTACGTGAAACCGAAGTATGATAAGGACGCAGCGTTCGGCATACAGCACTTTGCGGGCGTCGTGTTCTACCGGGTGGATGGCTTTTTGGAGAAAAATCGCGACTCGTTCAGTGCCGACCTGAAGGAGCTAGTAACGAAGAGCACCAACGACTATCTGGTGGCACTGTTCGGGACGGATGACTCGCTGGACACGACCAAGCGGTCGATTACGCTGTCGCTGCAGTTCAGGAATTCGCTTGACTCGCTGATGCGTACGCTTTCCTCCTGCCATCCGTACTTCATCCGCTGCATCAAGCCGAACGATATAAAGAGGCCAAAG aTCATCGATAAGGCACTGTGTGTACGGCAGCTCCGCTACTCGGGCATGATGGAAACCGCAAAGATAAGAAAGGCTGGATACGCCGTCCGACACACGTACCGTGAGTTTGTGCAGCGGTATCGTCACCTCGTGTCTGGCATTGGTCCCGCCCACAAGGTGGACTGTGTACAGGCGGCGAAGGATATCTGCGCCAAGGTGCTCGTCCCTATACCGGACGACTATCAGTTCGGCATGACGAAGGTGTTCCTGAAGGAAAGCCACGACTATCTGCTCGAATCGGAACGATCGCGTGTGTATCTACACTACGTGGTGCTGATTCAGCGAGCCCTGCGTAAGGTACTGTTCTGGAGGTATTTGCGCCGCTACCGCCAGGCAGCGATCACGATCCAGAAGCACTGGCGAGCCCGTGGCTACCGTGCGGAGTACTTGATCATGCGCAACGGCTACCGGCGACTACAATCGGTCATCAAATCGCGCACCCAAACGTACGCTTTCGGACGGCTGCGGGAAGCGATCGTACAACTGCAAGCCCAGTGCCGTGGGTATCTAACGCGCCGCAATCTACGCGATCGCATCACCTACCGAGCGCGGCGCATGAACGAAATCATTGCGCTGCAGCGCACCGAGGAGCTACAGTTCCGCAAGTCGGGCAATGCGCGCTGGCAGGAGGACGCCGAACACAACTACTGGCTGCGGGTGGATGAGCTTAACAAGGAGATGGCGgagccgccaccaccaccaccagcaccgccgattatggtggtggtgcagccGCAGCCGAGCATTAACGTGGAGGAGGACAACAAGATCGTGGACGACGTGTTCGGGTTTCTGGAAGGTACTACGAGCCCCGAGCCGGTACCGAAGCGGAAACCATCGCTAGCCGTAAGCAAAATGCGCCAGTATTTCGAAGAGAAGAGTCGCAACAAAAAGATCATCCCCACGAAGCTTCTGTCCCGTCCGGTTAACTATTACGAATCATCTAGGCTATGA